One window of the Leucobacter komagatae genome contains the following:
- a CDS encoding SdrD B-like domain-containing protein, whose protein sequence is MSEYIAPRSRARIFINWLAGALVALLVVGGFSAPAMAAGGKVTVFPASSNGQDHNGMPVMPGGDTFNFQLGYGSMDDGAVSVITLPEGVTIPAEALVVPAGNTAVKSLEMNAAGQLVITFAAKFPSDVNQGVLDLKFTVEKVEHSDVRELNWDVDGVSTSQTIIVTKPGDKPSSTNDSAEKSVENPKIKHTIVDGKVVIDESVLGTKIPYTVTVKSKQARDVVLTDTLGKHLALVEGSLKGSKVVRDENDLNPVTTSLEALPNISGESFTYGFSAEANSVYTFTYEATIADAAALAAVRDELQAAYDTVAKKEDGGDYSIKLSNGADVSGTEVKANVWITGNVAPEARPGVGEAFTKSVEPSNVDLKEQLTGGDTLAKPIDLTYTLVADLTKFADFSTNEKYKLKNNVVIKDMLPETVAWDISGKGTFLTLTDAAGDEIKLTPADALKGDVEKLIASDDYKFHYVVDGQNLFVNVGKDVKEKYTLTVKATLTQLPADAFDKNGIYIDRYLARNTANFVYGDGKYHGTHADTVVTTPKDLSGGVDDKDKFKKSATGGTLTAVAGTSVEVPYQFNVGAGVGNALTSRIIDAVDHSIFNVTEETLPQIKASITGKYDWNYPLDGDTFDLSIDKEGNLVIAPNSAFPKDARWGAAEAPMNKAWEIEFKLPTHVLKGKQTLDIKNAASYEGTDLEYTFTSSSQTKATSFGNEMEVQKRVYDAKNDAFTTNLRAETDESGKLLKDTFVYRVELMPHGTFSNMVEPVTDVLPEGVEFVGFVAPEDVKGDRVDSNSSYRVPGSNLTATFDATANTVTLEKGKLESGKTVSLFFKVKLVGAKENIGVTNLIGTSGATITPTNDYPLSLLKRDSADATKLITDKSAVFSVLAADKQTVVLSDLRVENGKIVTATGGTPVVKQPGTYWLREDVAPGGYKKSDELLEIGFKADDSAKEVVLFNDRQNYAIGDLTWIDTNRDGIQDEGEPVLSGVTVELIQGGKVIATTKTDADGRYLFDELPAGEYQVKFTLTEEQQKLYTFTTQNSGKDGAADSDADRETGLTTKIVLGDSNTNLTKSYDHGKVKATEGIDPTWDAGVVLKSYAIGDYTWIDENNNGVQDEGEEILPGVTVELIKDGKVIDSKVTDKNGLYRFDDLPAGEYQVKFTLTKEQQKEFRFTEQTAGSDDALDSNANPETGLTTTIVLGDSNKNLTKDPKFGELKATEGIDPTWDAGVIRKTYAIGDYTWIDANRDGIQDADEEILAGVTVELIKDGEVVKTTTTDENGRYVFDGLKTGEYQVKFTLTPEQQKIYTFTDLAAGEDDGADSNAERGTGLTTTIVLGDDNANLTKKYDYAELDATEGIDPTWDAGVVLKTYAIGDFTWIDANRDGIQDADEEILAGVTVELMKDGEVVKTTTTDETGHYMFDNLYAGEYEVKFTLTDEQKKVYTFTSQVIGENGAVDSNADRKTGLTTKIVLDDSNPGLTKDYPFGTVEATEGIDPTWDAGVVVKTYAVGDVVWIDANKNGVQDSSEKVLPGVTVELFQNGKVIATTTTDKNGRYKFDDLNAGEYQVKFTLTKEQQKIYKFTKPTVGSNGAVDSNAHPETGFTATIVLGDDNSDLTTEYEFGEVNATEGIDPTWDAGVVVIDIPATEVPGAENPGTPGVNELPNTGGSLPLLVGGVASLLLLAGASLMIWRRRTA, encoded by the coding sequence ATGTCTGAGTACATCGCGCCGCGTTCGCGCGCGCGCATTTTCATAAATTGGTTAGCGGGGGCGCTTGTCGCGCTGCTCGTCGTCGGTGGTTTTAGTGCCCCGGCGATGGCTGCGGGCGGCAAGGTCACCGTCTTCCCGGCGAGTTCGAACGGGCAAGACCACAACGGCATGCCGGTCATGCCGGGTGGCGACACCTTCAACTTCCAGTTGGGCTACGGTTCGATGGATGATGGGGCCGTCTCGGTCATCACGCTGCCTGAGGGGGTCACGATTCCCGCTGAAGCGCTTGTAGTTCCCGCGGGGAACACGGCGGTGAAATCGCTTGAGATGAATGCTGCCGGCCAGCTGGTCATCACCTTCGCCGCGAAGTTCCCGAGCGACGTGAACCAGGGCGTGCTCGATCTGAAGTTCACTGTAGAAAAGGTCGAGCACTCCGACGTGCGCGAGCTGAACTGGGACGTCGATGGTGTTTCGACCTCGCAGACGATTATTGTGACGAAGCCAGGTGACAAGCCGAGCTCGACGAACGATAGCGCTGAAAAGAGTGTCGAAAACCCGAAGATCAAGCACACCATCGTCGACGGCAAGGTCGTCATCGACGAGAGTGTACTCGGAACGAAGATTCCCTACACCGTGACGGTCAAGAGCAAGCAGGCTCGCGACGTTGTTCTGACCGACACACTCGGAAAGCACCTGGCCCTCGTAGAGGGTTCGCTCAAGGGTTCGAAGGTCGTGCGCGACGAGAACGATCTCAACCCGGTCACCACCTCGCTCGAGGCGCTTCCCAACATCTCGGGTGAGAGCTTCACGTACGGGTTCTCGGCTGAGGCCAACTCGGTGTACACCTTCACCTACGAAGCGACCATCGCTGATGCCGCGGCGCTCGCGGCTGTGCGCGACGAGCTCCAGGCTGCGTACGACACCGTTGCCAAGAAGGAAGATGGCGGCGACTACTCGATCAAGCTCTCCAACGGTGCTGATGTCTCGGGCACCGAGGTCAAAGCAAACGTTTGGATCACGGGCAATGTGGCCCCGGAGGCACGCCCGGGCGTCGGTGAAGCATTCACCAAGTCGGTCGAACCGTCGAACGTCGATCTCAAAGAGCAGCTCACGGGCGGCGATACCCTTGCGAAGCCGATTGATCTGACCTACACGCTGGTTGCGGACCTCACGAAGTTTGCGGACTTCTCGACCAACGAGAAGTACAAGCTCAAGAACAACGTCGTGATCAAGGACATGCTCCCTGAGACGGTGGCGTGGGATATTAGCGGCAAGGGCACATTCCTCACCCTGACCGATGCGGCTGGCGACGAGATAAAACTGACACCGGCCGACGCGCTCAAGGGCGACGTTGAGAAGCTTATTGCTAGCGACGACTACAAGTTCCACTACGTTGTCGACGGGCAGAACCTCTTTGTCAACGTCGGAAAAGACGTGAAGGAGAAGTACACCCTCACCGTCAAAGCGACGCTCACGCAGTTGCCTGCCGACGCGTTCGACAAGAACGGGATCTACATCGACCGTTACCTCGCGCGCAACACTGCGAACTTCGTGTACGGCGACGGAAAGTACCACGGCACGCACGCGGACACTGTCGTAACGACTCCGAAGGATCTCAGCGGCGGGGTTGACGACAAGGATAAGTTCAAGAAGTCCGCGACCGGCGGCACGCTGACCGCTGTTGCTGGCACCTCTGTCGAGGTCCCGTACCAGTTCAATGTCGGCGCCGGTGTGGGCAACGCACTTACCTCTCGCATCATCGACGCGGTTGATCACAGCATCTTCAATGTAACCGAAGAGACGCTGCCTCAGATCAAGGCTTCGATCACTGGTAAGTACGACTGGAACTACCCGCTCGACGGAGACACCTTCGATCTCTCGATCGACAAGGAAGGCAACCTCGTCATCGCTCCCAACTCCGCGTTCCCGAAGGATGCACGCTGGGGGGCGGCCGAGGCTCCGATGAACAAGGCCTGGGAGATCGAATTCAAGCTCCCCACCCACGTGCTGAAGGGCAAGCAGACGCTCGACATCAAGAACGCTGCGAGCTACGAAGGAACTGACCTCGAGTACACCTTCACGTCGAGCTCACAGACCAAGGCGACGAGTTTCGGTAACGAGATGGAGGTGCAGAAGCGCGTTTACGACGCGAAGAATGATGCCTTCACCACGAACCTGCGCGCAGAGACCGATGAGAGCGGCAAGCTGCTCAAAGATACGTTTGTCTACCGTGTCGAGCTCATGCCACACGGCACCTTCTCCAACATGGTTGAGCCGGTCACCGACGTACTGCCCGAGGGCGTTGAATTCGTCGGGTTCGTGGCGCCCGAGGACGTGAAGGGTGATCGGGTCGACTCGAACTCGAGCTACCGCGTGCCTGGCTCGAACCTCACCGCGACCTTCGATGCCACCGCGAACACCGTGACGCTCGAGAAGGGCAAGCTCGAGAGCGGCAAGACCGTGAGCCTGTTCTTCAAGGTCAAGCTCGTCGGCGCCAAGGAGAACATCGGTGTCACGAACCTCATCGGCACGTCAGGCGCGACGATCACGCCGACGAACGACTACCCGCTGAGCCTGCTGAAGCGCGACAGCGCAGACGCCACCAAGCTCATCACCGACAAGAGCGCGGTCTTCTCCGTTCTCGCGGCCGACAAGCAGACCGTCGTGCTGAGCGACCTTCGGGTCGAGAACGGCAAGATCGTCACCGCGACCGGTGGCACCCCCGTCGTGAAGCAGCCCGGAACCTACTGGCTGCGCGAGGACGTTGCGCCCGGCGGCTACAAGAAGTCCGACGAGCTCCTCGAGATCGGGTTCAAGGCCGACGACAGCGCGAAGGAGGTCGTGCTCTTCAACGACCGCCAGAACTACGCCATCGGCGACTTGACCTGGATCGACACCAACCGTGACGGCATTCAGGACGAAGGGGAGCCCGTGCTCTCCGGTGTGACTGTCGAACTCATTCAGGGCGGTAAGGTCATCGCGACGACGAAGACCGACGCCGACGGACGCTACCTCTTCGACGAGTTGCCCGCGGGTGAGTACCAGGTGAAGTTCACGCTGACGGAGGAGCAGCAGAAGCTCTACACCTTCACGACGCAGAACTCGGGCAAGGATGGCGCAGCCGACTCCGATGCTGATCGCGAGACCGGCCTCACCACGAAGATCGTGCTCGGCGACTCGAACACGAACCTCACCAAGAGCTACGATCACGGCAAGGTGAAGGCGACTGAGGGCATCGACCCGACGTGGGACGCCGGCGTCGTGCTGAAGAGCTACGCGATCGGCGACTACACCTGGATCGATGAGAACAACAACGGCGTTCAGGACGAGGGCGAAGAGATCCTCCCAGGCGTCACCGTTGAGCTCATCAAGGACGGCAAGGTCATCGATTCGAAGGTCACCGACAAGAACGGCCTGTACCGTTTCGACGACCTGCCTGCCGGCGAGTACCAGGTGAAGTTCACTCTCACGAAGGAGCAGCAGAAGGAATTCCGCTTCACCGAGCAGACTGCTGGATCGGACGACGCGCTCGACTCGAACGCGAACCCCGAGACTGGACTCACCACGACCATCGTGCTCGGCGACTCGAACAAGAACCTGACGAAGGATCCGAAGTTCGGCGAGCTGAAGGCCACCGAGGGTATCGACCCCACGTGGGACGCGGGCGTGATTCGCAAGACCTACGCCATCGGTGACTACACCTGGATCGACGCGAACCGCGACGGTATTCAGGACGCCGATGAGGAGATCCTCGCTGGCGTGACCGTCGAGCTCATCAAGGACGGGGAAGTCGTCAAGACGACCACGACCGACGAGAACGGCCGCTACGTCTTCGACGGACTCAAGACTGGTGAGTACCAGGTGAAGTTCACGCTCACTCCCGAGCAGCAGAAGATCTACACCTTCACCGACCTCGCAGCCGGCGAGGATGACGGGGCGGACTCAAACGCTGAGCGCGGAACGGGCCTCACGACGACGATCGTGCTCGGCGACGACAACGCGAACCTCACCAAGAAGTACGACTACGCAGAGCTCGACGCGACAGAAGGAATCGATCCCACCTGGGACGCCGGCGTCGTGTTGAAGACCTACGCGATCGGTGACTTCACGTGGATCGACGCGAACCGCGACGGTATCCAGGATGCCGATGAGGAGATCCTCGCAGGTGTGACCGTTGAGCTCATGAAGGACGGGGAAGTCGTCAAGACGACCACGACCGACGAGACCGGACACTACATGTTCGACAACCTCTACGCAGGTGAGTACGAGGTGAAGTTCACGCTGACCGACGAGCAGAAGAAGGTGTACACCTTCACCAGCCAGGTGATTGGTGAGAACGGCGCCGTCGACTCGAACGCCGATCGGAAGACCGGCCTCACAACGAAGATCGTGCTCGATGACTCGAACCCGGGCCTGACGAAGGACTACCCCTTCGGCACTGTCGAGGCGACTGAGGGCATCGACCCGACGTGGGACGCCGGCGTGGTTGTGAAGACCTACGCTGTCGGCGACGTCGTCTGGATTGATGCGAACAAGAACGGCGTCCAGGACAGCTCCGAGAAGGTGCTACCTGGCGTCACCGTGGAACTCTTCCAGAACGGGAAGGTCATCGCGACGACCACGACCGACAAGAACGGTCGCTACAAGTTCGACGACCTGAACGCTGGTGAGTACCAGGTGAAGTTCACGCTCACCAAGGAACAGCAGAAGATCTACAAGTTCACGAAGCCGACCGTCGGCTCGAATGGCGCCGTAGATTCGAACGCTCACCCCGAGACTGGCTTCACTGCCACGATCGTGCTCGGCGACGACAACTCGGATCTCACGACCGAGTACGAGTTCGGCGAGGTCAACGCGACCGAGGGCATCGACCCGACCTGGGATGCCGGTGTTGTTGTGATCGATATCCCCGCGACCGAGGTTCCGGGCGCTGAGAACCCCGGCACCCCGGGCGTGAACGAGCTGCCGAACACCGGTGGATCGCTCCCGCTCCTCGTCGGCGGCGTCGCTTCCCTGCTGCTGCTAGCGGGTGCTTCGCTCATGATCTGGCGCCGCCGGACCGCGTAA
- a CDS encoding pentapeptide repeat-containing protein encodes MARRQAADTPRIEQLVLRDLTPGDATGLVAGADLDGLRFEGARIDGPLGGATFLECELIEFAGDRVELRGASVLESRVLRLAAPVVSAPGSSWRDAELIESRVGALDMSNAEVRRLVVEGSKIGWINLRGSVVQDVVFRHCAFEEVDLGMAKTARVAFEGCTTDKLTLTQRTGAALDLRGLEFRALEGFEGLRGAILSPEQVALMAETFAGHFGVSVRE; translated from the coding sequence ATGGCAAGACGACAGGCAGCAGACACTCCCCGGATCGAGCAGCTCGTGCTTCGCGACCTCACCCCCGGTGACGCGACAGGGCTCGTCGCCGGCGCGGACCTCGATGGGCTGAGGTTCGAGGGCGCGCGCATCGATGGGCCACTCGGCGGCGCGACGTTTCTTGAGTGCGAGCTGATCGAGTTCGCGGGGGATCGCGTGGAGCTTCGCGGCGCCAGCGTGCTTGAATCGCGGGTGCTGCGACTTGCCGCCCCGGTCGTATCGGCCCCCGGGAGTTCGTGGCGCGACGCCGAGCTCATCGAATCGCGCGTCGGGGCCCTCGATATGAGCAACGCCGAAGTGCGACGCCTCGTCGTCGAGGGGTCAAAGATTGGGTGGATCAACCTGCGCGGCTCGGTCGTGCAAGACGTTGTCTTTCGGCACTGCGCGTTTGAAGAGGTCGACCTCGGCATGGCGAAGACCGCGCGGGTTGCCTTCGAAGGTTGTACGACAGACAAGCTCACCCTCACGCAGCGAACGGGGGCGGCGCTCGACCTGCGCGGGCTCGAGTTCCGGGCGCTTGAGGGCTTCGAAGGGCTCCGGGGTGCGATCCTGTCTCCTGAGCAGGTGGCCCTCATGGCCGAGACCTTCGCGGGGCACTTCGGGGTGAGCGTGCGCGAATAA
- a CDS encoding heavy metal translocating P-type ATPase, which yields MNNHGNHGAHDQPADHSAHQEHEDHQGHGGHQGHGGHQGHGGHEGHVAEYRRMFWIMLVLAIPTVLLSGMFSSIVGYQLPDVPGLKWVSPVLGTVMYVWGGRPFLVGAVDEIKARKPGMMLLIALAITVAFLASWAASLGLVHHELDFWWELALLVVIMLLGHWIEMRSLAQTTSALDSLAALLPDEAERVEGGEIVKVSPSALRVGDVVIVRPGGSVPADGRVVDGRASFDESMVTGESRTVGRGVGEPVSAGTVATDSGVRIEVTAIGDDTALAGIQRLVAEAQNSSSRAQRLADTAAGWLFWFALAAAVVTAIVWTLVGNPDDAVVRTITVLVIACPHALGLAIPLVVSIATERSARAGILVKDRLALESMRLVDAVLFDKTGTLTKGEPTVTHVEAVGDLSEDRVLALAAAAEQDSEHPLAQAIVRAASDRGLEVPAAADFASSPAVGVTAQVEGATVRVGGPYMLEEEGATELAVSSDWRDRGAIILHVLRDGAVIGALALSDEVRPESHDAVRALHRLGVEIVMITGDAEAVAKTVATELGIDRVLAGVRPEDKAAEVLKLQQGGRRVAMVGDGVNDAPALAQADVGLAIGAGTDVAIASAGVILASDDPRSVVSVIELSKATYRKMRQNLWWAAGYNLISVPLAAGVLAPIGFVLPMSVGAILMSLSTVVVALNAQLLRRLDLRPEVTTRNVLQG from the coding sequence ATGAACAACCACGGAAACCACGGCGCGCACGACCAGCCCGCTGACCACAGCGCCCACCAAGAGCACGAAGACCATCAGGGCCACGGCGGCCATCAGGGCCACGGCGGCCATCAGGGTCACGGCGGCCATGAGGGCCATGTCGCCGAGTACCGGCGCATGTTCTGGATCATGCTGGTGCTCGCGATCCCGACGGTGCTGCTCTCCGGCATGTTCTCGTCGATCGTCGGTTACCAGCTCCCCGACGTGCCCGGGTTGAAGTGGGTCTCGCCCGTTCTCGGCACGGTCATGTACGTCTGGGGCGGCCGGCCCTTCCTCGTCGGCGCCGTAGACGAGATCAAGGCCCGCAAGCCGGGCATGATGCTGCTGATCGCGCTCGCGATCACCGTGGCCTTCCTCGCGTCCTGGGCGGCGAGCCTCGGCCTCGTGCACCACGAGCTCGACTTCTGGTGGGAGCTCGCGCTGCTCGTCGTAATCATGCTGCTTGGGCACTGGATCGAGATGCGATCGCTCGCGCAGACCACCTCGGCGCTCGATTCCCTGGCCGCGCTGCTGCCAGACGAGGCCGAGCGGGTCGAAGGCGGCGAGATCGTGAAGGTTTCACCGAGCGCGCTCCGCGTCGGCGACGTCGTTATCGTGCGGCCCGGCGGCAGCGTCCCCGCAGACGGTCGCGTTGTCGACGGCCGCGCGTCGTTCGACGAGTCGATGGTGACGGGCGAATCCCGCACTGTCGGTCGCGGGGTCGGCGAGCCAGTCTCGGCCGGCACCGTTGCGACCGATTCGGGGGTGCGCATCGAGGTTACGGCGATCGGCGACGATACCGCCCTCGCGGGCATTCAGCGCCTCGTCGCAGAGGCCCAGAACTCGTCCTCGCGCGCGCAGCGCCTCGCTGACACCGCGGCGGGCTGGCTCTTCTGGTTCGCACTTGCGGCCGCCGTCGTGACGGCGATCGTGTGGACGCTGGTTGGGAACCCCGACGACGCCGTCGTGCGCACGATCACCGTGCTCGTGATCGCCTGCCCCCACGCGCTCGGCCTCGCGATCCCGCTCGTTGTCTCGATCGCCACTGAGCGGTCTGCGCGCGCCGGTATTCTCGTGAAGGATCGTCTCGCGCTCGAGAGCATGCGCCTCGTCGACGCCGTGCTGTTCGACAAGACCGGAACGCTCACGAAGGGCGAGCCGACGGTCACCCACGTTGAGGCGGTCGGTGACCTCTCGGAGGATCGTGTGCTCGCGCTCGCGGCCGCCGCCGAGCAGGACAGCGAGCACCCGCTCGCGCAGGCGATCGTTCGCGCCGCGAGCGATCGCGGCCTTGAGGTGCCGGCCGCTGCCGACTTCGCGTCGTCCCCCGCTGTCGGCGTCACGGCCCAGGTCGAGGGCGCGACAGTTCGCGTCGGTGGGCCGTACATGCTTGAGGAGGAGGGGGCGACCGAGCTCGCCGTCTCGTCAGACTGGCGCGACCGCGGCGCGATCATCCTGCACGTGCTGCGTGACGGCGCGGTGATCGGGGCCCTCGCGCTGAGCGACGAGGTTCGGCCGGAGTCGCACGACGCGGTGCGGGCGCTGCACAGGCTGGGCGTCGAAATTGTCATGATCACGGGTGACGCCGAGGCGGTCGCGAAGACCGTCGCGACCGAGCTTGGCATCGACCGCGTGCTCGCGGGCGTGCGGCCCGAGGACAAGGCTGCCGAGGTGTTGAAGCTCCAGCAGGGCGGTCGTCGGGTCGCAATGGTTGGTGACGGCGTGAACGACGCGCCGGCGCTCGCACAGGCAGACGTGGGGCTCGCGATTGGCGCGGGCACCGACGTTGCGATCGCCTCGGCGGGGGTGATCCTCGCGAGCGATGACCCGCGCTCGGTGGTCTCCGTGATCGAGCTGTCGAAGGCGACCTACCGGAAGATGCGGCAGAATCTGTGGTGGGCCGCCGGCTACAACCTCATTTCGGTGCCGCTCGCTGCCGGCGTGCTCGCGCCAATCGGGTTCGTGCTGCCGATGTCTGTCGGCGCGATCCTCATGTCGCTGTCGACCGTTGTGGTTGCGCTGAACGCGCAGCTGCTCCGCCGGCTCGACCTGCGGCCCGAGGTGACGACGCGCAACGTGCTCCAGGGCTGA
- a CDS encoding MarR family winged helix-turn-helix transcriptional regulator has translation MDLGDSRQHVGVSDRLTFQLYAASRAMVGAYRRELQAFNLTYTQYLTLQAIWGGDGRPVTELCEQLELDSGTVSPLLARLEQGGFISRERAGVDGRQVRVFCTEQGWGLRDQLANVPGGTRGVDGLSDDELQNLSSLLDTLRAAVRSGS, from the coding sequence GTGGATCTCGGAGATAGCCGGCAGCATGTCGGGGTGTCCGACAGGCTCACGTTCCAGTTGTACGCGGCATCGCGCGCGATGGTTGGTGCGTATCGGCGCGAGCTGCAGGCGTTCAACCTCACCTATACGCAGTACCTGACGCTGCAGGCCATCTGGGGCGGCGACGGCAGGCCCGTCACCGAGCTGTGTGAGCAGCTCGAGCTCGACTCGGGCACAGTCTCGCCGCTGCTCGCGAGGCTTGAGCAGGGCGGCTTCATCTCGCGTGAGCGCGCCGGGGTTGACGGGCGGCAGGTGCGCGTCTTCTGTACTGAGCAGGGGTGGGGTCTGCGCGACCAGCTGGCGAACGTGCCGGGCGGAACCCGCGGGGTCGACGGCCTGAGCGACGATGAGCTCCAGAACCTGAGCTCTCTCCTCGACACGCTGCGCGCCGCGGTGCGCTCGGGATCCTGA
- a CDS encoding alanine/glycine:cation symporter family protein yields the protein MEAISNLLAQWGDAFWTWLVLPVVVALGLYLTVRSGVVQFRLLPDMFRTLTDKTPRDEHGAPQSVSAFQAFTISAASRVGVGNIAGVGTAIAVGGPGAIFWMWLMAFIGGASSFVESSLAQLYKTKDASGFRGGPAYYMERGLGARWLGVVFSAVLIVCFPIAFSSLQANTIQATLAGSLTAGTPDWLPIATGCVLAALMAAVIFGGVRRIASVTQTLVPLMALLYLLIGLVIVALNITELPAVFATIFSSAFGAQQVTGAALGYVILTGIKRGMFSNEAGLGSAPNAGASAAVTHPVKQGLVQTLGVYFDTFLICSITAFIVLVAAPDLTGAAKGIALTQSAISSSLGPWANVLLTIIIFLLAFSSILGNYYYGESNIEFLSTGKRVLAGYRIIAVLAVFAGSVVSADIVWNLADGIMGIMALINLVAIALLSGVAFKLLRDYTAQRKLGRDPVFTRDRLPEISGVEQWADEQSVTGVIPLPKSERGHEQ from the coding sequence ATGGAAGCGATCAGCAATCTCCTTGCTCAGTGGGGCGACGCGTTCTGGACGTGGCTCGTGCTGCCCGTCGTCGTAGCACTCGGCCTCTACCTGACCGTTCGCTCGGGCGTCGTCCAGTTTCGCCTCCTCCCAGACATGTTCCGCACCCTGACAGACAAGACGCCGCGCGACGAGCACGGCGCCCCGCAGTCGGTCTCCGCCTTCCAGGCCTTCACGATCTCAGCGGCCTCCCGCGTCGGCGTCGGCAACATCGCCGGCGTCGGCACCGCGATCGCCGTCGGCGGCCCCGGCGCCATCTTTTGGATGTGGCTCATGGCGTTCATCGGAGGCGCCTCCTCGTTCGTCGAGTCGTCGCTCGCACAGCTCTACAAGACTAAGGACGCGTCGGGGTTTCGCGGCGGGCCTGCCTACTACATGGAGCGCGGGCTCGGCGCGCGCTGGCTCGGCGTCGTCTTCTCCGCGGTGCTCATCGTCTGCTTCCCCATCGCGTTCTCTTCGTTGCAGGCAAACACAATCCAGGCCACGCTAGCGGGGAGCCTCACCGCGGGCACGCCAGACTGGCTACCGATTGCCACGGGCTGCGTGCTTGCCGCGCTCATGGCTGCCGTGATCTTCGGCGGCGTGCGCCGCATCGCCTCGGTCACGCAGACCCTCGTCCCCCTCATGGCGCTGCTGTACTTGCTCATTGGGCTCGTGATCGTCGCCCTCAACATCACCGAACTGCCCGCCGTGTTCGCAACGATCTTCTCGTCGGCGTTCGGCGCACAGCAGGTCACCGGAGCTGCGCTCGGCTACGTGATTCTCACGGGCATCAAGCGTGGGATGTTCTCGAACGAGGCGGGGCTCGGGTCGGCCCCGAACGCCGGGGCCTCGGCCGCGGTCACCCACCCCGTAAAGCAGGGCCTCGTGCAAACGCTCGGCGTCTACTTCGACACGTTTCTCATCTGCTCGATCACCGCGTTCATCGTGCTCGTGGCGGCGCCAGACCTCACCGGTGCAGCCAAGGGCATCGCTCTCACCCAGAGCGCAATCTCAAGCTCGCTCGGCCCGTGGGCAAACGTGCTCCTCACGATCATCATCTTCCTGCTCGCGTTCTCGTCCATCCTCGGAAACTACTATTACGGCGAATCGAACATTGAGTTTCTGAGCACCGGCAAGCGGGTGCTCGCTGGCTATCGCATCATCGCCGTGCTCGCTGTGTTCGCCGGCTCGGTTGTCTCCGCCGATATTGTCTGGAACCTCGCCGACGGCATTATGGGCATCATGGCGCTGATCAATCTCGTCGCGATCGCGCTCCTGTCGGGCGTCGCGTTCAAGCTGCTGCGCGACTACACGGCACAGCGGAAGCTTGGCCGTGATCCGGTATTCACCCGCGACAGGCTCCCCGAGATTTCCGGCGTCGAGCAGTGGGCCGATGAGCAGTCTGTCACCGGCGTGATCCCGCTCCCTAAGAGCGAGCGCGGGCACGAGCAGTAA
- a CDS encoding YchJ family protein, translating to MTSFDRSAPCPCGLGNPYGACCGPVHDGSPAPTATQLMRSRYSAFAIGDAAYLLRSWHSSTRPSELELDGDTRWLRLIIEASERGGPFDDAGTVTFTAIGRTPEGRFEQHERSAFVREGGNWFYVAEDGAGA from the coding sequence GTGACCTCGTTCGATCGCTCAGCTCCCTGCCCCTGCGGCCTTGGCAACCCATACGGCGCGTGCTGCGGCCCGGTTCATGACGGCAGTCCGGCGCCGACCGCGACGCAGCTCATGCGATCCAGATACAGTGCCTTCGCAATTGGCGACGCCGCCTACCTGCTGCGCAGCTGGCACTCGAGCACTCGGCCGAGCGAGCTGGAGCTCGACGGCGACACCCGGTGGCTCCGCCTCATCATCGAGGCGAGCGAGCGGGGCGGGCCGTTCGACGATGCCGGGACCGTCACATTCACCGCGATCGGACGCACCCCAGAGGGTCGCTTCGAGCAGCACGAACGCAGCGCCTTTGTGCGCGAGGGCGGCAACTGGTTCTACGTGGCCGAAGACGGGGCCGGGGCGTAA
- a CDS encoding GntR family transcriptional regulator, producing the protein MQLDDSRPIWAQLVDEFRRRIASGEWPTGLKVPSVRELALELGVNPNTVQKALGEVDRLGLTLPERTAGRFVTRDEGAIALARTALAAAQADALVATARGLGMTLPETALLLERRWGAMPAPAPTERTPDE; encoded by the coding sequence ATGCAGCTCGACGATTCCCGGCCCATCTGGGCACAACTCGTCGACGAGTTTAGGCGCCGCATCGCCTCGGGGGAGTGGCCGACGGGCCTCAAGGTTCCCTCGGTGCGCGAGCTCGCACTCGAGCTCGGAGTCAACCCGAACACCGTGCAGAAGGCGCTCGGTGAGGTCGACCGCCTGGGGCTCACGCTCCCCGAGCGCACCGCAGGCAGGTTCGTGACGCGCGACGAGGGCGCCATCGCCCTGGCGCGCACCGCGCTCGCCGCGGCACAGGCCGATGCGCTCGTGGCGACGGCACGCGGCCTCGGCATGACCCTTCCCGAGACCGCGCTACTGCTTGAACGACGCTGGGGGGCCATGCCCGCCCCAGCACCGACCGAAAGGACACCCGATGAGTGA